One genomic window of Medicago truncatula cultivar Jemalong A17 chromosome 1, MtrunA17r5.0-ANR, whole genome shotgun sequence includes the following:
- the LOC120575848 gene encoding uncharacterized protein, with translation MIIVDARGNDIQVLIPTTYKATYHRFLEENTTYTLSNFQVAVNNLVFKASEHKFLLKWTGGTTAVDINVHEIPISETKFKPFAEIISGKWRPDILVNKFHKMRYGNFHPVQFNKSMTIPILTTGWHQFRNSYHVTLNPLMSFTFLENSTFLIKIFNGSTPKKEYPRYHRLTTSITRDLTFQMTIPSKYPMSSKLVIQSSCCYLLL, from the exons ATGATCATTGTTGACGCGCGG GGTAATGATATACAAGTACTTATTCCTACCACATACAAAGCTACTTATCACAGATTCTTAGAAGAAAACACCACTTACACTTTAAGTAACTTTCAAGTTGCAGTCAATAACTTAGTGTTCAAAGCTTCAGAGCATAAGTTTTTGCTGAAATGGACTGGTGGAACTACTGCTGTTGACATCAATGTTCATGAAATTCCTATCTCTGAAACCAAATTCAAGCCCTTTGCTGAAATTATTTCTGGGAAATGGCGACCTGATATTTTAGTTAATAAATTTCACAAGATGCGTTATGGAAATTTTCATCCGGTTCAATTTAACAAATCAATGACAATACCAATTCTTACCACCGGTTGGCACCAGTTTAGAAATTCTTATCACGTCACATTAAATCCATTAATGTCTTTCACATTTTTAGAAAATAGTAcctttttaatcaaaattttcaatggtTCGACACCAAAAAAGGAATATCCACGTTACCATAGGTTAACTACTTCCATTACTCGAGATCTGACATTCCAAATGACAATTCCATCTAAATATCCAATGAGTTCCAAATTG